Genomic window (Sphaeramia orbicularis chromosome 7, fSphaOr1.1, whole genome shotgun sequence):
TAAGGGACCACGAATAACAacgtaatgtgttcttctgatctacttgcGGCCACCTGCAGGAACATGTGGATCCTGGAAAGGCCTCCTAATTCACAAATGTCACGCACTGTTCTTACGTTTTTCATAAGGCATTCATTAGTGCACTCTGCGAAAGGGGGTTTCATAGTGCGTTCATAGAAAATCTTGGACCAGATCCCCCACCTGGCTGCGAACTTAAAAACAGTCCACGAACACTCCATTCTTATAAGTCCACCTTGAGAAGGTCAtatgaaatggtccataaatcgttTGCAGTGTTCGTAGCtaggctgggtaaaaaaaaacaaaatcgatttaatcgattttcgatcaatttctttttaattttgcataatcgattaatggtggatgagatcgatttttcacaGCAGGAAAgcgagtaaatgacccggaaactgCAAATGAGGAAGCACAGCCGGCTCCGTCTCGCGAGCCCCTCTTGGTCGTGCTTGTGACGGTTCTGGCGTGGGAggaacgcggaggaagggtggggaaaacccctcagtgggaggaagagtggggaaaacccctcagtgggaggaagggtggggaaaacccctcagtgggaggaagggtggggaaaacccctcagtgggaggaagggtggggaaaacccctcagtgggaggaagggtggggaaaacccctcagtgggaggtcctcttggcctcaaactggaacctgCAGCGCGGAGGAACTGGCCGGCGGAGGCGGGTCgcagaagccagtcgttctagaaatattaacttggatcacctgtggctgagggcggagttagaggagTAGTGAAgtggaaatcacgaagctccgcccaccctccccctccagtgagtttgttgtaccaagggcccaacatgattctgtgtcaggggccaaactggtgtcagtgccccagggtgacagtaatgagccttaaggctggaagcagcaggaataaaacagaacaaagatgaagaagaagtctGATCTGATGatgatccactggagaaacatggacatgtttgtgtcctattcattatttcagagcagattcatctgtttactgatgaaatgtcagatttatttcctttctaatgtcagtATTGATTCtatgttgcatggctgcagttgtcaaataatcaagttacaactcaaaatggtactttggtatcactaaatgaatctgaatcaattaattaatactgaatcgaatcaaatcgaatcgcaattaattgattcagaaccttatgaatcgaaatcgaatcgattaaggaaattgaacatgatacccagccctaatcgtAGCCATTCGTAACGACATTTGTGGCTGAGGCATAACCTTTGCAGATGCTCGTCATAGAAAAGACCTTATCTGGACAAGAGGAGGAGCTGAGAAGAGCGAGGGTTGTGAGTCATCGTGTTAATTCGACTGCTGAATCACTGAGACCACAGTCGATCCGTCAGacagggaaaaacaaacaaaaaaacccattttattcaataaaaaagAATTTTCAAATGTCAGTCAAAGCAGgcagtgagctgtcaatcaaagtccacACAGCACAGCCAATGCCAATCAATCAGCTGTCACTCAGAGTGGCCACGCCCTTAAGGTATCATTTTGAGGATTAATATGGTTTAAAACAGGTACGTTATATAAAAAGTTCCTATAAAGTTGGCATGAATCAATTGAACAGATTTAAAGACAGTTCATTATTGTTTTCATTAAATGTACAGATTCGTTCTTACTCCAGTGTTACACAGGTTCCATATAATCGGACACTTTCACAGTTATGCCACAGGATGACCACATTAACAGTTATCAGCAGAAGGTTACAGTGGCTTTTATCTTGTATGTGCCGTGAAGATTCAACAGGAAGTCAgtgactatgtttacatgcacaaaatagaATCTACGTTTGCCTTTATTCCCACGTCAGCGGTTTACAGCTAATGAGAATTCTACCAAAGTTCTGGTCTGCAAACCCTGTGTACTCTGATTACAATTTCGAGTCTTTTTCCCCAAAGTTTCGGTCTGGTTGGGAACACAGCCTCCCTCTGTCGTTCCTTCAACTACTGTTTTCTAAAGGTTGGGGTTCCACTACATCAGCAGATAAACCATAACCTCTGCTTTGACTTTGGATTTCTGCTTCAGACCAGACGTGTGGGCTTCAGTCCTCCATCTCATCCATCTGTGTCCAAACTaaagccacgtttccactacgtagtaccagctcgactcggccttgttgtgtttccattatgtaaaaagtaactggaatctggtacccactactatttttttagcaTCTGCTCGACCGAAgttccaaaacgggtgaagaaatactaaaatgtgatgtgtaaaccaggggtgtcaaactcattttattctgggggccacattcagcccactttaatctgcagtggggcgcaccagtaaaataatagcatgataaacaataaataatgacaactccaaattgttttagtgcaaaaaataacattcaattatgccaatatttacatttacaaactatccaaacaaaggatgtgaataacctgaaaaaaaagaaatttgttaagaaatataagtacaattttatcaatattatgcctcgacttatcattttatacatatgcattacagatcagatttacaaagacacaaaacatttagtaacaggcagaaaattgttaaaattgcacttaattttcttcagacatttcaggttgttcatatttgttcaagttattcacattttaaaggatagttcgttcatgtaaacattttcataatttaatgttttttgcactaaatcaaagacaaaaaatggtgttgtcattatttataggttattttgatattatttttgagtttgatgccctaacttgcactttgcaaattcatcttgcgggccggattggaacctttggtgggccggtttcggcccccaggccgcatgtttgacacctgtggtataaacactgcagaccagcgACTGGTTAGAGAGTTGTCACTGCGTCATCATGTCATCAATGTGCAGCCTACCATTTTTAACAAAccagattcagaagtttacagttAATATACCTGTAGGTTAAatacatccatgatgacagcccataaAACGACACCGTGGtcagtccaggaggttcagacatttctgtccttagtggacgatgaaaagattcagcgtgagtttgacgagacaacacacaacaagcgagtttatcagagCAGACGACAGCACACAGTTACCAAAGGACCTTCATGCAACACCGGGAAAAGATATGACAActaggtactctaaagtcggtactatcctgtaatggaaacggcctCCAGGTACCAGTACCCGGTACCTGAgatgagtcgagccggtaccatgtagtggaaacacggcttAAGACACACATTCTAAATGCACCGTCCAAAGAATCCTCAGCAGACCGGAATAACGTTGGTGTCTTCCACGTCTTCATTGGAAAATGCCCAGTAAGAAAAAGCTCTAATTCAGAATATCCTGTAGAATTATCTGCATTTTCACCCTCAACAAAATACTTCATGTTCTTTTTAATACTGAAATAAATTCTATGGAGCTAAATTCAATTCATTTCCAGTACAAATCTCATGTGATCAGAGTACGGTCACATTCAGAAATGTGGACTTTccgtgtgcatgtaaacacagtcacCAGTTTGTCTTTATGATGTCATGATGCTGcaatcccagcatgcattggggaGTGTCGGGCTCCTAAATCCACCTCTGACAGTTCATGATAGAGGAAGAGCATTCCCAGAATGCAGTATGTGGTGTTCATGTTAGACCGCCTGTCCCTGCGTTGGCTGGACGAGCGTCCAAAAGGCCTCGGTCTGTGGCGCCGGCGCCCTGTTTCCTCCTTTGACTCCGACACCGTCACCATGTGTGGTGTCACTGACACCGGATCAGTTACAGATATTCACAATAGGATACATTCAGCAGCTGTTGTAGCACAGATGACACTCAGCATTACCGTCTGGAATGTACATTTAAGACTAAACAGAAGTCACTTCCTTCAAACAGATGAAGGACACCCTGAGCAAAATGGtccacacagaaccagaaccagaaccagaaccagaaccggatCAAAGAGCAGAGTGTGAATGGAAGCTGAGTTAGGGACTGAGAAATACTGTAGAGTTCCACTGACCTGGACCGAGGCAGCTGCAAAAGTTCATGTTAGGGAACGAGACCAAAGATGGCACCGAGTGGAACCTGAAAATAAAGCCCAGTGGGTCCAGTCAGGTGTGTGGAatgtgtctgcatgtggaaccgcCCGTACGTCCACAGGCATCAGAGCCCACAGCACCAGGTCTTCAGTTAGACTGGGAGCCCTGGAAGTCCTGGTCGTGCAGCAGCGGTCTGTGGTTCTGCTCGGCGGCCATGGCCTGGAGGGTCTCCCTCTGGATCTGTCGGGCCTTGTTGTACAAGAAGACGCCGACAAACACGAGGACGGTGCCGGCGGCGCTGAGGATGGTGATGTGGTTACTGAACACGATGATGCTGAGCCACACGGACAGGGCGTGTTTAACAGTACTGGCAACACTGAGGAGGAAGCAGAAGACGACAATGAACACAAACGCAGGCAGTCCACACCAACACTCAGACATGTTCACTCatcacatttttatgtttttttttgctttttgtgtataatataaatgtgtaaaatcatcagctgacagcagcagaacgttaataaaaccATTGTTTATCACTGGAGATGAATTCCTCGTTAGGTTATTTTCATTTAGTGGATCTATATTTTGTCCCAGTTCTCCGGTGGTAAACATGACATGAGGgggtgttcatgtgcaattttcaatTTCCTAACTAGTATTTaacataattcccatagcacctgaaggcagcattatatGGAACTACTTTCCTGTCAAAACGGGAAAACCCAAGTGCACTGTGATTCACCAGAGGTTTTGTCCATTTGCTAGCGATGAGTAACAAACTAATACATTTTGTTCAACaataatgaaaatataaacaaactagaagcactcggagagcgcagacctccgccaaggctgatcagtggccccccctgtgggcccccccacccccgatcaccaccaaaatttattcatttcttcctcatcccatttccaacaaaccctgaaaatttcatccaaatctgtccataactttttgagttatgttgcacactaacggacagacaaacaaacaaacagacggacaaacaaacaaacaaaccctggcaaaaacataacctccttggcggaggtaataaaaatatgACGTTACACAAGATGAGAATGACATAAAAGGTGTAAAAAGCTCAAAAGAAtgtaaaagtcagaaaaaaatcaaaagaatTCTGTAAGATGACAGCAACATAAAGCAGGGTGTttactctttatccaaataaaaattccatactttttccaaaCTGTTATTTTCCCCTggccttgactttatgtacttttaaagttgtgttcctacttttttggttgagattgtacctgtttcATGTAGTAGagaagttcatttaaaaaaatctatgaatgaatgaatgaataatttgcagtaaattatgttttactaaggatgcaccaaaaatggaggactggatagaggttatagGTAGCATCTATAGAATGAAGGAGtcagattcagacaaattcaccaattattggaaaaactgggttgattttgtaaCACCATTAAGAGCTGATTCTACTTGATAAGAGTAACATGCATATCAttcatacatatacagtacaggccaaaagtttggacacaccttctcattctttgcattttctttattttcatgactattttcattgtagattctcactgaaggcatcaaaactatgaatgaacacgtgtggaattatgtacttaacaaaaaagtgtgaaataactgaaaacatctcttatattctagtttcttcaaagtagccacccttagctctgatgactgctttgcacactcttggcattctcttgatgagcttcaagaggtagtcacctgaaatggtttcctaacagtcttgaagaagttcccacagatgcttagcacttgttggtccttttgccttcactctgcggtccagctcaccccaaaccatctggattgggttcaggtccggtgactgtggaggccaggtcatctggcgcagcactccatcactctccttcttggtcaaatatccctcacacagcctggaggtgtgtttggggtcattgtcctgttgaaacataaatgatggtccaactaaacgcagaccggatggaatggcatgtcactgcaggatgctgtggtagccatgctgattcaggttgccttcaatcttgaataaatccccaacagcgtcaccagcaaagcacccccacaccatcacacctccccctccatgcttcacggtgggaaccaggcatgtagcatccacccgttcaccttttctgcgtcgcacaaagacacggcggttggatccaaagatctcaaatttggactcatcagaccaaagcacagatttccactggtctaaggtccattccttgggtttcttggcccaaataaatctcctgtgtttgttgcctctcctgagcagtggtttcctagcagctgtttgaccatgaaggcctgattcacgcagtctcctcttaacagttgttgtagagatgtgtctgctgctagagctctgtgtggtattcatctggtctctaatctgagctgctgttaatttgcgatttctgaggctggtgactcagatgaacttatcttcagcatcagaggtgactcttggtcttcctttcctggggcggtcctcatgtgagccagtttcgttggagcgcttgatggtttttgcgactgcacttgaggacacattcaaagtttttgaaattttcgagactgactgaccttcatttcttaaagtaatgatggccactcgtttgtctttacttagctgattggttctcgccataatatgcattctaacagttgtccaatagggctgtcagctgtgcatcaacctgacttctgcacaacacaactgatggtcccaaccccatcaataaggcaagaaattccactaagtaaccctgacaaggcacagctatgaagtggaaaccatttcaggtgactacctctggaagctcatcaagagaatgccaagggtgtgcaaagcagtcatcagagctaagggtggatactttgaagaaactagaatataagagatgttttcagttatttcacacttttttgataagtacataattccacatgtgttcattcatagttttgatgccttcagtgagaatctacaatgtaaatagtcatgaaaataaagaaaatgcaaagaatgagaaggtgtgtccaaacttttggcctgtactgtgtatatatatatatatacatatatatatatacacatatatatatatatatatacacatatatatatatatatatatatatatatatatatatatatatatatatacatatatatatatacatatatatatatatatacacatatatatatacatatatatatatatacacatatatatatacatatatatatatatacacatatatatatacatatatatatatatatatatatatacacatatatatatacatatatatatacatatatatacatatatatatatatatatacatatatatacatatatatacatatatatatatatatacatatatatacatatacatatatacatatatatacatatatatacatatatatatatatatacatatatatacatacatatatacatatatatatacacatatatacatatatatacatatatatacatatatatacatatatatatatatatatatatatatatatatatatatatatatatatatatatatatatataaataaaataaatcatatattattacattttatctctatttattggTGGTGGTGGTAATATTTTGAGTCACTTTGGCTTTAATTCTTGTGATGTTGTTCCATATTTTGGTATGGATTTAGGGTTGTACAatagttgtatttatttttctgctggtgCTGTATCCTGTCCCATGTCTCAGGATGCCATGTCATAGTATTGCAGTCACGTGTCTGCGGTGTTATTTGTTATTATGTGTCTGCACTCACATGTCTTCTTGTTTGTACTATGTTCTCTGTGTGGCGTTGCAGCCCCCGTGCACTATTGCCGACCATAAATTTCCCCCcggggacaataaagtatatcttatcttattttatcatatAGACCCATGTAAACACACACTTTAAATGTTTGGTGTTGATCTTATTCAGGGGAAAAGGGTTTCTGGATGGaaaagatggaatgagaaaaatacttaTTTGCCATTAACTCTATTTTAAGTTACTGTGTATAGTTTTGttatttctgtcattgctcctctatatgagtatgtttttgttttttgcttgtttttctttacatatatagaagttatatgatgtaaaatgctgataggATAaagctgacagaaaaaaaaaaaaaagataataaagataagataaaaaatgtagcatgttttactgacagaaacatttttaaaacatgaaaatcacaaaagtgcacgaatatcacacaaacaagtttgactagaatcattccagtaccggtTAGTGAAACCAGatccagatcagatcagatctcaGATCAGCTACAGATCGACTGCAGTAGGTGAGAGCAGCTGTTCCACTGGACCAGGACATGAACAGATGAGCTCCAGTTCTGCAGCCTGTGTCCTACAGGTCTGTCACTTATCAGCATTATCACTATTTATGGACCATTATCTGCTGTATAGGACAGCGGTGGTAAACAtacggctcgtgggccaaaaccggcccgccaaagggtccagtccgacccacagGGTGAGtctgtaaataggggtgtgtattagcaagaatgtGGGGATACCATACAGATCACAATatgatacatcatgatactgtcaacaaggccattttttgtttctttcttttaaaagattatttcctggaagaattgaattatagcagaaatatgcacaagtACTAAAcccattttatttgatcagaacaggatctaatgctaaatcacaaaacatttctatgtaaaaacataaatttaaacaagaaaagcactcagagagcgcaggcctctgccaagacagatctctctacccccccccaccccccaccccccgatcaccaccaaaatttatggAATGTACATGTCTAGGTTTTTTACTCTAACATTCTATATATACCTTCTGGATTATTTATTCTTTACTATCCACATGTGGTATTCTTCAGTTTTTACTCGGTCAGTCCAGATCTAATTTCCCAGTTTGATAGAGGCAgctgaccagaccagaccagattcAAACCTCCTGCTGAAACCACAGCCTGGTGTCGTACCTGAATGTAACTGGGGAGATGCGTCCCATGAGAGCGTAGGCGGTGACACTCTGAAGATGAAACAGACCTCCGTcaaaaagcagcagcagcacaatgtCCTGACTGAAGATGAAGCTGCGGCCGCTCTTCCCAATCACTGGGATGTCCTGGAGATGAAACAGAGGCAGGACATCAGCATCGGCATCAGAGCCGCTTCACCTGCAGATACAGGCCTCATCTGTCACACTGTTAATTAACTGTCTGCTTTAGTGTGGAAATATACAGTTTAACTTCAAATAAAGAGCTAAACTAGTCTGTGGGAAGAGCTGCAGTGTAATACTGCTATTTAGGTTACATTTAATGTCGAATAATACAATATTTACACAGCACACAAGGTGCAGGGCAGTCAGTTCAGTAAAGTCTTACTATTCTAACTGTCAAAGAGCACCTGTGTTATATATCATAAATGCTCCTTGTCTTTagatcatcaaaaaaaaaaaaaaaaatttgtatactagcagcattgtacccgtggtgccaccgTACAACAGCATGAtaaaaatcacccagcatacctcacagcatttgaatacggacataaaattgtgcctagtagatagtcaggtaatgtttctattcatttggcaagtttggcggcgatcaggtctgtgaaggctgaggaaaacctgtacaaacgccctcctgtgctgcaacaccgatcggacggacggacacagaacatgcattatatagtaggacaTGTTTCAAATTGATGGTGTATTTGCTGTCTTTTCCCAGTTTATGTCACAGGACAATGTGATGAATTTTATCGTGAGTATGCATCTTCATGGTGATTTCTGATCCTGATGAAGACTCTTCAGTCCAAACACATGGATCACCAAAGGCCTGGTGAACTCAGACTGCCGTATGTGGACTTTCACCCACTCTGCTTTTCTGTGCTTATATTGTAGATTTGTTTGATGGGTACATTTGATTTTGCAAAACAAATAAAGCATCAGCTCGTTAAATCCCTTTTTGTATTTGCAAACGATactgtgtgtttgcttgttttgGCAGCAAACGAGCTGTGCTCATGTTCCAAGTAGACGTACCAAGAGGAAAACCCACGCAGGTACGAGCATGATGACGGCTGCAGCGCTGGTGTAGAACTGCAGCTCAGGTGGGCTGAAACAAACACACTCAATCAGACATTTatgaaccagaaccaaaacaaGCACAAACAAGGCCTTGTGAGCTTTACCTGAACTTGTACGTGTCGCCGCTTAGCAGTTTTTTGGAGAACACATTCTGTAAACTGACAGCAGACAAAAGGGTTAAATGGAAGCGTTAACAGGGCGCTGCTCAGAGCTGTGTGCGGTGTGGCGCTGCAGTACCAGTCCATGATGTTAGTGGACAGAGCGGCGGAGAAGCCCAGCATGTTAAAGCTGATCTCTGTGGCCGTGCAGAGCGCCAGGCCGGCCATGACGGGGAACAGCGACAAGTTCACCCACAGTCCTGCAAAGCAAACAAACGGGCCACATCCTGTTTAGAACCACACTGACAACAACAGCGTTTCCACAAGTCGTCTCACCAGAACGGACACATTTGTATAAACTAACCCAACAATGAAAGAAACGGTGAAACTCTGCCTGGATCTAGAAACTCTAAACACATTAGCATGTTTTACCACAGTTCATCCATCCCATAATGCCAGTGAATGTGATGCCTGCCATACTGTACAGATGTACAGAGGAGACGGACTCTCACTGGTGTTAAAGTTCTGTTACAGTTACTGAGAAAATGTACTATATGTATGTAGTTTCATTAtcaaagctgcgggagactttcgtgaccaatttttcatcaaatctgtcaggTGGCTccgtgaacctccctttcccacaatgtacgtcgcgacaaaattccgaagatgcacaagttccctcccagctctgtttgtaaacacatggtttgtttctggtggatggaactaagaaactgttcactgtgacggaagagattcaggtgagtaacgacagacagacttacagattcatgatactgaggatatgactgaggtttgacagatttgatgaaaaactggtcatgaaagtctcctacacctttaactctttcggtgccagacagttaaggggctaataagccttaaaagtgccacagaatttggccgtttttcagtatttcgcgtcgtttttataatcgaagtctgaatcgtcatcagaactcattttctagcagatgggactgttttgacagatcgct
Coding sequences:
- the LOC115421811 gene encoding solute carrier family 35 member E2A, whose product is MTGGRHMGRHPLWRLLSPFRSRQERVVLARSESLPGEQVLKITVTETTVIEAESGVWNWRSLTYMGLWYFFSFCTLFLNKYILSLLEGEPSMLGAVQMLSTTVIGCVKMFVPCCLYQHKSRTEYPANFIMIMLFVGLMRFITVVLGLVSLKNVAVSFAETVKSSAPIFTVIMSRLILGEYTGLWVNLSLFPVMAGLALCTATEISFNMLGFSAALSTNIMDCLQNVFSKKLLSGDTYKFSPPELQFYTSAAAVIMLVPAWVFLLDIPVIGKSGRSFIFSQDIVLLLLFDGGLFHLQSVTAYALMGRISPVTFSVASTVKHALSVWLSIIVFSNHITILSAAGTVLVFVGVFLYNKARQIQRETLQAMAAEQNHRPLLHDQDFQGSQSN